The segment TCTACTGTGTCCATTGCTGCATGCCTGCAGAACTGCCATGCACGTTGCCTAATtatggggtgaatgggaaattcaccctacgtgctaacctgaccctaattggtttatttggttattttcaGTACACCATTTTAGGCGTACGACCACCCCAGTAAAGTGTAGCCTTAACTAGCAAAAattgtggcctttgataaaaggctacacttccGGACTTTAAGTAACACTTTTCAAGGGGTGGCCAAAAGAGGAGTAACCTTAGCTTTTAGGAAACACTTTTCAAGTGTTGCCTTTATCAGCTACACTTAAAAGTGTAGCCTAAAAGGAAAATTGGCCACGCTTTGATATACCTCATACAACAACATTTCTATCTCAAACAACTACACTTTAAAGTGTGGCCTTTGCTTCCTTATTGGCcacattttttaaatgtttccttttctatccaATGTATGACAACGATtttaaagtgttgccttttctaTCTAGTATATGACAGCACTTGGAAATGTAGTCCTTGCCCATGTGCATACCCCAATTTACAGGCCTATGTCTACACTTTTAAGTGTGGTAATACTATTTTGgttacaaaatatttatatgccaCAATTTCTATTAAAAACACCGATTTTGTTTTGCAATAAATAATCTCAAGCAATACATTGGCTAATAAGTAATTCAAACATATAGATTTGTAATACACTTCAAAAGATAGTAAGTCTTGCGTACATACAAATACTTATAAAGCAATATTCTACATGTGTacacaatagttcaaaaagtaCTCTTATAGTAGATCAATATATTCTAGCAATGAACatatttcacaaaatcaaacataatgtattcaaacttttacaatagttcaaaaactcttcatcattcACTTCTATAAAATCAAATTGACTTGTGGCAACTCTTaaaatttgatcacctccatttccctacacattTAAAATGTACAACAAAATCAAATTGGAGCAGTTATAGAAGAGTCAAGATGCTCAAGATTGGAGCAGTTCTTCCATATTGCAGATTGCAAATTTTTTGAGTTGACTTTGCAGGTTCTGGAGCAAATTAAAACCAAATTGCAGATTGTATATTACAATTCCAAATTAATTCCAGATTGCAGACTACATTTCTAGATTACTTCCAGATTGCAGTTTATAGTTCAATATTTGTAGATTGTAGATTAGAGTTCCAATTTACAGATTTATTGAGTCCCAAATTGCACATTACGAGGGTCTAAATGATCGAGGATAATAACAATCAGTCTGGTTCATCCAAATATTATTAGCTCGAATGAGCCTAGAACTCTAGATGTTTTGTAGGAACTTCTAACTCCCCATACACATTTTAAGTCTAGATGTTTACTAAACCTTTTTGCTTGGAGTAATCTCTTTGTGAGGACCTGCTACACAAATTATCAAAACAAACCACTAATTCGATTTAACCTAACAGTTACAGATTATAGAACTTCATTCAACCCCTATTTTTTGGATACAGTAAGTAGAAACCTACTCATGAATATTTCTCATGTTCTTTGCTAAATTAAGAAATTGGTCTATCAATAAAACAAGTTACGCCCAAATATTTTTGTCTTAAATCTTAACAAATTTGAATACTGGTGATCAAGTTAAGTTTTTTAAATGTCAAAAAGAACATCATAAATCATTTGACAAAATGATATAGCATTTCATTACCTATATAACGTATTGCCCAGCGTACGTCCCAGTCATAGTCGAACTGTGCCCTGATGCTAGTAAAGCAATTGCAAATAGCTTGGAACTCCTGTTGCCTAAAACGTTCTGTAAGTAACGTAAAAAGGAACATCGTCATTAAGACTTACAACATcataaaatgaatgaaaaacatAGCTTTGTATAATTGAATCCAATAACGTTGTAGTACGGTGTCACCTACTTTGGATAAAAAAGAGGCTTTGTTCATGTCTGAGTACTGACACTTCTCCTGATCATTTGGGCTCATAGAAGGGGAATTGCAGACAACATCACTTACTAAGATAACTGATACCACCTTCAAAGACAGATCACTTTCGATCAGATAATATCTGCATGCCTCcttgaaaaaaaacatttcaCTGATTATGTCAAAACTTGTGTCTCTATAACAGTTAATTTATGGTTAACTAATTTGTCATATACACTACTCCTTTTCACTTCTGGTGAAAAACATTTCACTAATTTCTTACTCCTACTGTCATaaactttcatataaaatactCCTTTCAATTCCATTTATGTGAATGTGAAATAATCAAATGCTAGTATCTGTATCTCCAAGCACAGGAAATAACCAAGAAACAACCAAGAGGTGAGCATTTGCTCGTGTGTTATTCCAATCTCCGATGACTCAATATTATGGTTCAAGATTTTGTATTTGCGTACATTTTCATGTTGAAGATCAATTGTAACTACTTATATGGACATATCAACGTCTGCAAAGTCATCATAATCTTGCCCCGCATGTCCTTGCTGCAATTTCAAttcttccattctttctttccaCCCTCCCTCTTTCTTATGATCCCATCTTGCACTTCCAGATTCAGAAGATGGATAGGGAAGTATCCTTTTGTGAAGCTGAGATTGCAACGTCTGCTCTCCATTTCCATGATTTGATATTGGAAATTCACCGGTAACCTGCATCTTACCGTGGAGAATGGTCTCAACAATGTTTCTATTCTTGTATTGCTCATCATCAACTTTGGAATCATGATCAATATCGTCAATATCTTCCTCATCTTCATCTCCCGCCACCGTTGGACTTCCTTCAAACCAtcaaatacaattaaaaatcaataataaatgACACGGACAACCAGAACAAGTTTGCATGGATGTGAATAgtttttattcatcaagatgTGTATATATACCTTTAAGACATTTGTATCTGGTCTTGCACTGTGGACACTGTTGAGTTTCTTCCCTTCTTTCATAATAGTAGCAAGGCCGACCCACAGGGAAACCACTCTTTGCAGCCACAAAAATATCACTTTCCACTGTTAAGCCTATTTCATcacaacatatgtcacaaacTTGTCCACTCAAATCCTTCAATGGCTTATGTTGCAGCAAATTAAGGACAAATAAAGGAATACATTTTTGTCAGTTCTAGGTGTCATGTTGAACATGAAGATGTAACAAAAATGCAACACCATAAAGTATACTTTTTTCATAAACTCGATCTAATTTGTTGTCACAATGGACGGAACAGCATCATTTCAAACCCAATCAAATGTTAGAATGAGGCATCATTAAGAAGATACAATAAGGTAATAGCCTTGAGAAATATGAGATTTGATGCAAATCCAAGTTGTCCAGGAACATTTCTATACTACTTAAACAGAATCAATCACCAAGGCTCTATTTATTCGCATAAAGCCATCTATTATTTTATCACAGTCAACTACATGCAAGTAATTATCGAGTTGCAATGAGACCCATGTTTAAAGGAGAAATAACAACCCACAATATTTGATATCCTCATATTTCTCCGCCAAACAAAtcatgaaaattcaaaaaaagagtgattttttaataaaggacaactaataaaataatgatcttTTCATAAAGGACAACCAATAAAAGACTGGTCTTTTAACTAAAGAACAACCAATAAAATCTTGGCTAGTAAGTAAATCCAGACAAATCATTCACAGAAATGCCAAAAGGTAACAAAAAATCTGCCATAGCTGGTTAAAGATCCAACCCACATGCTCTTCACATTTATCCCAATACCagcatataataaaaaataatcacctttgcatataaaaaatatctttactAATCTCTACATCAGTTCTGCAATAGCGCGATGATTAAGCACAATATTGAAAATTAGCAGAATAGTAAAATACCTAACACTAGCATCACCAacgattttgaaagaaattccAGTAGAAAGACCAACAAGTCCACAAGCAAGACAAGATGAAAGGTCAGCATATCCAACAAATAGAGAATAAGACCGATTTTTCGGGTTAATCTATTAATAATAATTGCAGAAATAATTAACCCATAAATACCCAAAATCCAGCCATAACAACCCGAGCAATGGACTTCATCACCAAATCATAGCTTAGATCTAATGGGAAAATAGTTACAAGAGAAGATTAAGGTGGCT is part of the Solanum pennellii chromosome 8, SPENNV200 genome and harbors:
- the LOC107027135 gene encoding cellulose synthase A catalytic subunit 9 [UDP-forming]-like, with amino-acid sequence MLTFHLVLLVDLLVFLLEFLSKSLVMLVLGLTVESDIFVAAKSGFPVGRPCYYYERREETQQCPQCKTRYKCLKGSPTVAGDEDEEDIDDIDHDSKVDDEQYKNRNIVETILHGKMQVTGEFPISNHGNGEQTLQSQLHKRILPYPSSESGSARWDHKKEGGWKERMEELKLQQGHAGQDYDDFADVDMSI